The following nucleotide sequence is from Neosynechococcus sphagnicola sy1.
TGAAGCAGCAACTACAACACTCCTGCGGTTTAGCCGATGTCCGGCTGCAGCAATCGCTGTGGAACCTGGAATTTCCCAATCCCATTGGGCTGGCCGCAGGTTTTGATAAAGATGGGGTGGCAGCAGGCATGTGGTCAAGTCTGGGCTTTGGCTTTGCCGAATTGGGAACCGTCACCTACCATGCCCAACCCGGTAATCCTCGACCGCGTTTGTTTCGTCTCCCTCAAGACCAGGCCGTGCTCAATCGTATGGGGTTCAATAACCAGGGGGCTGCCCGTCTGGCCGCACGGCTGCAACAACGCCAACAGGAAGGGGGGATGGGGCTGCCCATCGGGATCAATCTTGGTAAATCCAAGATCACGGCCTTGAGCGATGCCGTTGGGGACTACGTCGCTAGCTTTCACCAACTTCTGCCCTGGGGGGACTATTTTGTGGTCAATGTCAGTTCTCCCAATACTCCAGGGCTGAGATCGCTTCAGGATGCCGAGCAACTGGCTCCGATTTTATCTGCCCTCCAAAGCGAAAATCAGGCAAACAAGCCCCTCTTGGTGAAAATCGCCCCCGATCTAGAAGAGGAGGCGATCGCCCAAGTGGTCGCCTTAGCCCAGCAGTACCAGTTGGCGGGGATTATTGCCACGAACACCACCATCCGCCGGGAGGGACTCCTTACCTCAACCCTAGGGA
It contains:
- a CDS encoding quinone-dependent dihydroorotate dehydrogenase, whose protein sequence is MLRRGDTRKLDIYQDLVRQLLFTGTDPEWAHQQSLGILQWLDRRGTQPPASWLKQQLQHSCGLADVRLQQSLWNLEFPNPIGLAAGFDKDGVAAGMWSSLGFGFAELGTVTYHAQPGNPRPRLFRLPQDQAVLNRMGFNNQGAARLAARLQQRQQEGGMGLPIGINLGKSKITALSDAVGDYVASFHQLLPWGDYFVVNVSSPNTPGLRSLQDAEQLAPILSALQSENQANKPLLVKIAPDLEEEAIAQVVALAQQYQLAGIIATNTTIRREGLLTSTLGTTGKPVTEEAGGISGAPLRRRSTEVIRLIWQQTQGQLPIIGVGGVFTAKDAWEKITAGASLVQVYTGWIYEGPWMVKRILAGLLDYLQQHNLPSLSSAIGWGHRFPGNR